A region from the Streptosporangium sp. NBC_01756 genome encodes:
- the yczE gene encoding membrane protein YczE, with translation MSEISLPTLGSLPNRITRLYTGLALYGAGVGLQIESHLGGSPWDVFHQGLSIHLGLSIGTWIILVGALVMLLWIPLRQRPGIGTISNVVFLGLFADAAMWLLPAPDPLAARWAYLLLGVVATGAATGLYIGAGLGPGPRDGLMTGLNRLGLSIGTARTVIEVTVLAAGWLLGGTVGIGTVVFALAIGPLTQFFMPRMRPKV, from the coding sequence ATGAGTGAGATTTCCCTCCCAACCCTGGGTTCCCTGCCCAACCGGATCACCCGCCTGTACACGGGCCTCGCGCTCTACGGGGCCGGAGTCGGCCTGCAGATCGAGTCGCACCTGGGCGGCAGCCCCTGGGACGTGTTCCACCAGGGGCTCTCCATCCACCTGGGCCTGTCGATCGGCACCTGGATCATCCTGGTGGGCGCCCTGGTCATGCTGCTGTGGATCCCGCTGCGGCAGCGCCCGGGGATCGGCACGATCAGCAACGTCGTCTTCCTCGGCCTGTTCGCCGACGCCGCCATGTGGCTGCTCCCGGCCCCCGACCCGCTGGCCGCGCGCTGGGCCTACCTGCTGCTCGGCGTCGTCGCCACCGGCGCGGCGACCGGCCTCTACATCGGCGCGGGCCTGGGCCCCGGCCCGCGCGACGGGCTGATGACCGGCCTCAACCGCCTCGGCCTGTCCATCGGTACGGCCCGCACGGTCATCGAGGTCACGGTGCTGGCCGCCGGCTGGCTGCTCGGCGGCACCGTGGGCATCGGCACCGTGGTGTTCGCCCTCGCGATCGGACCGCTCACCCAGTTCTTCATGCCCCGGATGCGGCCCAAGGTCTGA
- a CDS encoding glycoside hydrolase family 15 protein: MRIEDYALVGDMQSAALIGRNGSIDWLCLPRFDSPACFAALLGDKHNGQWWLGPADAGRPAATRRHYKGESLVLESEWDTPGGTVRVTDFMPARQANPDLVRIVEGVSGTVEMATEIRVRFDYGRIVPWVRRTDGLLQAVGGPDSVWLHSPVPLQGGDYAHKARFRVSAGERLAFVFTWHPSHEPRPIEIDPIYQLDETEALWAEWAQQCTYQGPWREAVIRSLITLKALTYEPTGGIVAAPTTSLPEDLGGVRNWDYRFCWLRDATMTLEALIGGGYLQEARAWREWLLRAIAGRAQDLQIMYSVSGERRLTELELDWLPGYEESRPVRIGNGAVNQLQLDVYGEVMNALYLSRLSGMEPDDRAWTIQHELIKYVEDHWAEPDEGLWEVRGPRRHFTHSKMMCWVALDRAIKQLEGFDRTGPMERWRELRDRIHAEICDKGFDETRQTFTQSYGSPELDAALLLIPIVGFLPPDDPRVIGTVEAIQRELMVDGFVLRYPVAADNDVDGLPGGEGAFLACSFWLAEALAMIGRKDEAVELFEHLLTLRNDVGLLAEEYDPRYGRMVGNFPQAFSHVPLIHTARALS; the protein is encoded by the coding sequence ATGCGGATCGAAGATTACGCCCTGGTTGGAGACATGCAGTCGGCCGCCCTGATCGGCCGGAACGGCTCCATCGACTGGCTCTGCCTGCCGCGGTTCGACTCTCCGGCGTGTTTCGCGGCGCTGCTCGGCGACAAGCACAACGGGCAGTGGTGGCTCGGCCCCGCGGACGCCGGACGGCCCGCCGCCACCCGGCGGCACTACAAGGGCGAGTCCCTGGTGCTGGAGAGCGAATGGGACACCCCGGGCGGCACGGTCCGCGTGACCGACTTCATGCCCGCCCGGCAGGCCAACCCCGACCTGGTCAGAATCGTGGAGGGCGTGTCGGGAACGGTGGAGATGGCCACCGAGATCCGCGTCCGCTTCGACTACGGCCGGATCGTGCCCTGGGTGCGCCGCACCGACGGCCTGCTGCAGGCCGTCGGCGGCCCCGACTCGGTGTGGCTGCACTCCCCCGTGCCCCTGCAGGGCGGCGACTACGCGCACAAGGCGAGATTCCGGGTCTCCGCCGGGGAACGTCTGGCCTTCGTGTTCACCTGGCACCCCTCACACGAGCCCAGGCCGATCGAGATCGACCCGATCTACCAGTTGGACGAGACCGAGGCGCTGTGGGCCGAGTGGGCGCAGCAGTGCACCTACCAGGGGCCCTGGCGCGAGGCCGTGATCCGCTCCCTCATCACGCTCAAGGCGCTCACCTACGAGCCCACCGGGGGCATCGTCGCCGCCCCCACCACCTCGCTGCCCGAAGACCTCGGCGGAGTCCGCAACTGGGACTACCGCTTCTGCTGGCTGCGCGACGCCACCATGACGCTGGAGGCCCTCATCGGCGGCGGATACCTCCAAGAGGCCCGGGCCTGGCGGGAATGGCTGCTGCGGGCGATCGCGGGCCGCGCCCAGGACCTGCAGATCATGTACAGCGTGTCCGGCGAACGCCGGCTGACGGAACTGGAGCTCGACTGGCTGCCCGGCTATGAGGAGTCCCGGCCCGTGCGGATCGGCAACGGCGCGGTCAACCAGCTCCAGCTGGACGTCTACGGGGAGGTGATGAACGCCCTGTACCTGTCCCGCCTGTCGGGCATGGAGCCGGACGACCGCGCCTGGACCATCCAGCACGAGCTCATCAAATACGTGGAGGACCACTGGGCCGAACCCGACGAGGGCCTGTGGGAGGTACGCGGCCCCCGCCGCCACTTCACCCACTCCAAAATGATGTGCTGGGTCGCCCTGGACCGGGCGATCAAGCAGTTGGAGGGCTTCGACCGGACCGGGCCGATGGAACGCTGGAGAGAACTGCGCGACCGGATCCACGCCGAGATCTGCGACAAGGGCTTCGACGAGACGCGTCAGACCTTCACCCAGTCCTACGGCTCACCCGAACTGGACGCCGCCCTGCTGCTGATCCCGATCGTCGGCTTCCTGCCACCCGACGATCCGCGCGTGATCGGCACGGTGGAGGCGATCCAGCGCGAGCTGATGGTCGACGGCTTCGTGCTGCGCTACCCGGTGGCCGCCGACAACGACGTGGACGGCCTGCCCGGCGGCGAGGGCGCGTTCCTGGCCTGCAGCTTCTGGCTGGCCGAAGCCCTGGCGATGATCGGCCGCAAGGACGAGGCCGTCGAACTGTTCGAACACCTGCTGACCCTGCGCAACGATGTCGGCCTGCTCGCCGAGGAGTACGACCCCCGCTACGGGCGCATGGTGGGCAATTTCCCGCAGGCCTTCAGCCATGTGCCGCTGATCCACACGGCCCGCGCGCTGAGCTGA
- a CDS encoding S66 peptidase family protein, translating to MNEPATSVPARSEDMIIPRSLRPGDVVAVVAPSGPCDPVRLARGVGVLEGLGLKVVTGAHVLDRDRYLAGSDAARAADLQEAWCDPAVAAVICARGGYGATRILDLLDWDALRAARPKALVGSSDVTALHQAFSVELGVASWFGPMLACATISDPEGPEPRSFRHFTEALFGGPSPITGDRVITAGRVVAPVVGGNLSLLAALCGTPYALRARGRIVLLEDVAEEPYRIDRMLTQLLRSGALEGVAGIALGSWEGCGDPYPVLEERLAPLGVPVIAGLPVGHGSPQFSVLLGALGAIDAESCSLTGSTMDPMEAV from the coding sequence GTGAACGAACCGGCCACGTCCGTGCCCGCCCGGTCAGAGGACATGATCATTCCGCGCTCGTTGCGGCCCGGTGACGTGGTGGCCGTGGTCGCTCCGTCCGGGCCCTGTGATCCGGTGCGGCTGGCGCGTGGTGTCGGGGTGCTCGAGGGTCTGGGGCTGAAGGTCGTCACCGGGGCCCATGTGCTCGACCGTGACCGCTATCTGGCCGGGTCCGACGCCGCCCGGGCCGCCGACCTGCAGGAGGCCTGGTGTGATCCGGCCGTGGCCGCGGTGATCTGTGCCCGGGGCGGTTACGGTGCCACCCGGATCCTGGATCTGCTCGACTGGGACGCGCTGCGGGCCGCCAGGCCCAAGGCGTTGGTCGGCTCAAGTGACGTCACCGCGTTGCACCAGGCGTTCTCGGTGGAGTTGGGTGTCGCGTCCTGGTTCGGTCCCATGCTCGCCTGCGCCACGATCAGTGACCCGGAGGGGCCCGAGCCGCGTTCTTTCCGGCATTTCACCGAGGCGCTGTTCGGTGGGCCGTCACCGATCACCGGTGATCGGGTGATCACCGCGGGCAGGGTGGTGGCCCCGGTGGTGGGCGGTAATCTCAGTCTGCTGGCGGCGCTGTGCGGCACGCCGTACGCGCTGCGGGCGCGTGGGCGGATCGTCCTGCTGGAGGACGTCGCCGAGGAGCCTTACCGGATCGACCGGATGCTCACCCAGTTGCTCCGGTCGGGGGCGCTGGAGGGTGTCGCCGGAATCGCCCTGGGCTCCTGGGAGGGCTGCGGGGATCCCTATCCGGTGCTGGAGGAGCGGCTTGCGCCGCTCGGGGTGCCGGTGATCGCCGGGCTTCCGGTGGGGCACGGGTCTCCACAGTTCAGTGTGCTGTTAGGGGCACTTGGTGCTATTGATGCAGAATCGTGTTCTCTGACCGGTTCAACCATGGACCCCATGGAGGCAGTCTAG
- a CDS encoding sulfotransferase family protein — MRPPPHILVVNGIKVRQPVFVLAAPHSGADLLARALKRSPGFHLTMGRPAVTHVVYAFARRPSIAGRGMGATRVLRDALAEAWQIIPGACRDCPAPCREAGGVTGDGPCTAPGTVARFGDASPDLLYSASVLLQAFPDARFVQLIRDGRDVAADMLADPASLAWFKPVMLNDETEFPNPFFGVNAAEHSDRWKAMPTAGKCALRWRSAVRLAATLHQELPREQLLTLRYEDLVTSPDQALNGLSAFLETRVPKVALYGRNIPKVGAWRTRLRGQDAELVEKVARDELSRLGYR, encoded by the coding sequence ATGCGACCTCCGCCTCACATCCTCGTGGTCAACGGAATCAAGGTCCGCCAGCCGGTGTTCGTGCTCGCCGCCCCCCACTCCGGCGCGGACCTGCTCGCCCGTGCCCTGAAGCGCTCGCCCGGCTTCCACCTCACCATGGGACGCCCGGCGGTGACCCATGTCGTCTACGCCTTCGCCAGGCGCCCGTCCATCGCCGGCCGGGGCATGGGCGCCACCCGCGTGCTCCGCGACGCCCTGGCAGAGGCCTGGCAGATCATCCCGGGCGCGTGCCGCGACTGCCCGGCCCCCTGCCGCGAAGCGGGAGGCGTGACCGGCGACGGCCCGTGCACCGCACCGGGCACGGTGGCCCGGTTCGGTGACGCCAGCCCCGACCTGCTCTACAGCGCCTCGGTGCTGCTCCAGGCCTTCCCCGACGCCAGATTCGTCCAGCTCATCAGGGACGGGCGCGACGTCGCCGCCGACATGCTGGCCGACCCGGCCAGCCTGGCCTGGTTCAAACCGGTCATGCTGAACGACGAGACGGAGTTCCCCAACCCCTTCTTCGGCGTCAACGCGGCCGAGCACAGCGACCGCTGGAAGGCCATGCCCACCGCCGGCAAGTGCGCGCTGCGCTGGCGCAGCGCGGTCCGCCTCGCCGCCACCCTGCACCAGGAGCTCCCCCGCGAGCAACTGCTGACCCTACGCTACGAAGACCTGGTCACCTCCCCCGACCAGGCACTGAACGGCCTCTCGGCCTTCCTGGAGACCCGGGTCCCCAAAGTCGCCCTGTACGGCAGAAACATCCCGAAGGTGGGAGCCTGGCGCACCCGCCTGCGGGGCCAGGACGCCGAACTCGTGGAGAAGGTCGCCCGCGACGAGCTCAGCCGCCTGGGCTACCGGTGA
- a CDS encoding ABC transporter ATP-binding protein — MAMTGGFGPQAMRSLRRDSSVTKERLAPGTVRRIARYARPFSRHIAAFLTLVVVGSGIVIANPLLMKAIIDNGITPRRPGVVVALAVVIAVLAVADAALTLGQRWFSARVGEGLIYNLRTEVFDHVQRMPVAFFMRTQTGALVSRLNTDVIGAQRALTSTLSSVVSNVVMLVLVLCAMLVLSWQITLVALVLLPIFVFPAKWVGRKMSGLTRRQMELDAEMSSMMTERFNVAGAMVAKLYGRPDEEAVGFAGRAGQVRDVGVTVGMYGTVFRVALGLVAALATALVYGAGGLLAVDGVFELGTLVALAALLMRLYGPLTSLSNVHVDVMTALVSFDRVFEVLDLAPMVAERPDARTVPAGAASVEFDDVRFRYPGAAEVSLASLEAVARPDSGPGQEVLRGISFTARPGEMIALVGHSGAGKTTITSLVSRLYDVDEGAVRINGLDVRDATFDSLRETVGVVMQDAHLFHDTIGANLAYARPGAGEEEMWDALRAAQIAHLVEELPEGLETVVGDRGYRLSGGEKQRLALARLLLKAPRVVVLDEATAHLDSESEAAVQQALKSALAGRTSLVIAHRLSTIREADQILVVQDGRVVERGRHEELLARGEVYAELYRTQFSAQV; from the coding sequence ATGGCGATGACGGGTGGGTTCGGCCCGCAGGCGATGCGCTCGTTGCGGCGCGACAGCTCGGTGACCAAGGAGCGTCTGGCGCCAGGTACGGTCCGTCGCATCGCGCGGTACGCGCGGCCGTTCTCGCGGCACATTGCGGCTTTTCTGACGCTCGTCGTGGTCGGTTCCGGCATTGTGATCGCCAATCCGTTGCTGATGAAGGCGATCATCGACAACGGGATCACTCCGAGGCGGCCCGGGGTGGTGGTCGCCCTGGCGGTGGTCATCGCGGTCCTGGCGGTGGCGGACGCGGCGCTGACCCTGGGCCAGCGCTGGTTTTCGGCGCGGGTCGGTGAGGGTCTGATCTACAACCTGCGCACCGAGGTCTTCGACCATGTGCAGCGGATGCCCGTGGCGTTCTTCATGCGGACCCAGACCGGCGCCCTGGTCTCCCGGTTGAACACCGATGTGATCGGTGCGCAGCGGGCGCTGACCAGCACGTTGTCGTCGGTCGTGTCCAACGTGGTCATGCTGGTCCTGGTGCTCTGCGCCATGCTGGTGCTGTCCTGGCAGATCACGCTTGTCGCCCTGGTGCTGTTGCCGATCTTCGTCTTCCCGGCCAAATGGGTCGGCAGGAAGATGTCCGGGCTCACCCGCCGGCAGATGGAGCTCGACGCGGAGATGAGCTCCATGATGACCGAGCGGTTCAACGTCGCCGGCGCGATGGTGGCCAAGTTGTACGGCAGGCCCGACGAGGAGGCCGTGGGCTTCGCCGGCAGGGCCGGGCAGGTGCGTGATGTCGGGGTCACCGTCGGGATGTACGGGACGGTGTTCCGGGTCGCGCTCGGCCTGGTCGCGGCGCTGGCCACCGCGCTGGTGTACGGCGCGGGCGGCCTGCTGGCCGTCGACGGGGTCTTCGAGCTCGGCACCCTGGTCGCCCTCGCCGCCCTGCTGATGCGGTTGTACGGCCCGCTGACCAGTCTGTCCAATGTGCACGTCGATGTGATGACCGCGCTGGTCAGCTTCGACCGGGTCTTCGAGGTGCTCGATCTGGCGCCGATGGTGGCCGAGCGGCCGGATGCCCGGACCGTTCCCGCGGGGGCGGCCTCGGTCGAGTTCGACGACGTCCGGTTCCGTTACCCGGGTGCCGCGGAGGTGTCGCTCGCCTCGCTGGAGGCGGTGGCGCGGCCCGACAGCGGGCCCGGCCAGGAGGTGCTGCGGGGCATCTCCTTCACCGCCCGGCCGGGTGAGATGATCGCGCTGGTCGGTCACTCCGGTGCGGGTAAGACGACCATCACGAGCCTGGTCTCCCGGCTTTACGACGTCGACGAGGGTGCGGTCCGGATCAACGGCCTGGACGTGCGCGATGCCACCTTCGACTCGCTGCGCGAGACCGTGGGCGTGGTCATGCAGGACGCCCATCTGTTCCACGACACCATCGGCGCCAACCTGGCCTATGCCAGGCCCGGGGCCGGTGAGGAGGAGATGTGGGACGCGCTGCGTGCCGCGCAGATCGCCCATCTGGTCGAGGAGCTGCCCGAGGGGCTGGAGACCGTGGTGGGCGATCGGGGTTACCGGCTGTCGGGTGGCGAGAAGCAGCGGCTGGCCCTGGCCAGGCTGCTGCTCAAGGCGCCCCGGGTGGTCGTGCTCGACGAGGCCACCGCGCACCTGGACTCCGAGTCTGAGGCGGCGGTCCAGCAGGCGCTCAAGAGCGCGCTGGCGGGGCGGACCTCGCTGGTCATCGCGCACCGGCTGTCGACCATCCGGGAGGCGGACCAGATCCTGGTGGTGCAGGACGGCCGGGTCGTGGAGCGGGGCCGTCATGAGGAGTTGCTGGCCAGGGGCGAGGTCTACGCCGAGCTCTATCGCACCCAGTTCAGCGCGCAGGTGTGA
- a CDS encoding enoyl-CoA hydratase/isomerase family protein, with protein MAEVTFGGKAGRISLEEVGLRFEVDGEIATITLNRPGRRNAQTFATWSALAQIGDTLPQQVRVVVIRGEGPSFSAGIDLRMFTPEGVPGQGSFASSAALDDSTFEQRIAQAQQGFLWLRRPEIVSVAAVQGHAIGAGFQLALACDVRVLADDAKLCMKEPALGLVPDLTGTKPLVDLVGLSRAVEICLTARTVGAEEAARIGLAELVVAPQDLAGAVADLTAALLATDRDAATATKRLLQGAAGRTLEEQCAAERREQVVRVKSLFAGS; from the coding sequence ATGGCGGAAGTGACGTTCGGGGGGAAGGCGGGGAGGATCTCCCTCGAGGAGGTCGGTCTGCGCTTCGAGGTGGACGGCGAGATCGCGACGATCACGCTGAACCGGCCGGGAAGAAGGAACGCACAGACGTTCGCGACCTGGTCGGCGTTGGCTCAGATCGGTGACACCCTGCCACAGCAGGTGAGGGTCGTCGTGATCAGAGGTGAGGGGCCGTCCTTCTCAGCCGGTATCGACCTGCGGATGTTCACCCCCGAGGGGGTTCCCGGTCAGGGCTCGTTCGCGTCATCTGCCGCACTCGACGATTCGACCTTCGAGCAGCGGATAGCGCAGGCTCAACAGGGGTTCCTGTGGCTGCGACGCCCCGAGATCGTCTCGGTCGCAGCCGTACAGGGACACGCGATCGGTGCGGGGTTCCAGCTTGCGCTCGCCTGCGATGTGCGGGTGCTGGCCGACGACGCCAAGCTGTGCATGAAGGAACCCGCGCTGGGGCTGGTCCCCGACCTGACCGGCACCAAGCCGCTGGTCGATCTCGTGGGCCTGTCCCGTGCGGTCGAGATCTGCCTCACTGCCCGCACCGTGGGGGCGGAGGAGGCGGCCAGGATCGGCCTGGCGGAGTTGGTCGTCGCCCCGCAGGATCTCGCGGGAGCCGTGGCCGATCTGACCGCGGCGCTGCTGGCCACTGACAGGGACGCCGCGACGGCGACCAAGCGGCTGCTTCAGGGCGCGGCCGGGCGGACTCTGGAGGAGCAGTGTGCCGCCGAACGGCGTGAGCAGGTGGTGCGGGTCAAGTCGCTGTTCGCCGGAAGCTGA
- a CDS encoding helix-turn-helix domain-containing protein: MAETLKKGTRVTGADRDKLAADLKKRYSAGESIRALAASTGRSYGFIHRILSESGVTLRGRGGATRGKSKR; the protein is encoded by the coding sequence GTGGCCGAGACTCTTAAGAAAGGCACCCGGGTGACCGGGGCCGATCGCGACAAACTGGCCGCCGATCTGAAGAAACGCTACAGCGCGGGTGAGAGCATCCGGGCGCTGGCGGCTTCGACCGGCAGGTCATACGGCTTCATCCACCGCATCCTGAGCGAGTCCGGTGTGACTCTGCGCGGGCGCGGTGGCGCCACCCGAGGTAAGTCAAAGCGCTGA
- a CDS encoding ABC-F family ATP-binding cassette domain-containing protein yields MIVASDIELRAGARLLIEGASFRVNPGDKIGLVGRNGAGKTTLTRVLAGEGMPASGTVSTSGAVGYLPQDPRTGDLQVLARDRILSARGLDEVLRELRDAEIGMASADERTRDRAVRAYGRLEDRLHVLGGYSAESEAASIASSLGLPDRVLGQPLETLSGGQRRRVELARILFSGAETLLLDEPTNHLDADSIGWLRDFLRSHQGGLIIISHDVGLLEATVNRVLHLDANRATIDTYNVGWKTYLAQRETDEKRRKRERANAEKQASVLMSQADKMRAKATKAKAAQDMQRRAERLLSGLEVERRSDKVAKLRFPEPAPCGRTPIAAEALSKSYGSLEVFTDVDAAVDKGTRVVILGLNGAGKTTLLRILGGIEQPDTGVVKPGHGLKLGYYAQEHETIDPGRTVLENMRSAGGTLADVELRKVLGSFLFTGDDVDKPAGVLSGGEKTRLALATLVLSAANVLLLDEPTNNLDPASREQVLSALRSYSGAIVLVTHDEGAVEALQPDRVILLPDGVEDAWSDEFSDLVALA; encoded by the coding sequence ATGATCGTAGCTTCTGACATCGAACTGCGCGCCGGGGCACGGCTGCTCATCGAGGGTGCGTCGTTCCGGGTGAATCCCGGTGACAAGATCGGGCTCGTCGGCCGTAACGGGGCCGGTAAGACCACTTTGACCAGGGTGCTCGCGGGGGAGGGGATGCCCGCGAGTGGCACGGTCTCCACCAGTGGGGCCGTGGGTTATCTTCCGCAGGATCCGCGGACCGGTGATCTGCAGGTGCTCGCCCGTGATCGCATCCTGTCCGCGCGGGGGCTGGATGAGGTGCTCAGGGAGCTGCGCGATGCCGAGATCGGCATGGCGTCGGCGGATGAGCGTACGAGGGATCGGGCGGTGCGCGCTTACGGGCGGCTGGAGGATCGGCTGCATGTGCTGGGCGGGTATTCGGCCGAGTCGGAGGCGGCGTCGATCGCTTCCAGTCTCGGTCTGCCCGATCGGGTGCTGGGTCAGCCGCTGGAGACTCTGTCGGGGGGGCAGCGCAGACGGGTCGAGTTGGCGCGCATTCTTTTCAGCGGAGCGGAGACTCTCCTTCTCGATGAGCCGACAAACCACCTCGATGCAGACTCAATCGGGTGGCTTCGTGATTTTTTACGATCGCATCAGGGCGGCTTGATCATTATTAGCCACGACGTCGGGCTTCTTGAAGCGACGGTAAACCGGGTTCTGCACCTCGACGCCAACCGCGCGACGATCGACACCTACAACGTGGGCTGGAAGACCTACCTGGCCCAGCGTGAGACCGACGAGAAGCGCAGGAAGCGCGAGCGTGCCAACGCCGAGAAGCAGGCGTCGGTGCTGATGTCGCAGGCCGACAAGATGCGGGCCAAGGCGACCAAGGCCAAGGCGGCGCAGGACATGCAGCGTCGGGCTGAGCGCCTGCTGTCCGGCCTGGAGGTCGAGCGGCGCAGCGACAAGGTCGCCAAGCTGCGTTTCCCCGAGCCCGCGCCCTGCGGGCGCACCCCGATCGCCGCGGAGGCCCTGTCGAAGTCCTATGGCTCGCTGGAGGTCTTCACCGATGTGGACGCGGCCGTGGACAAGGGGACCAGGGTCGTCATCCTGGGTCTGAACGGTGCGGGTAAGACCACGTTGCTGCGCATTCTGGGGGGTATCGAGCAGCCTGATACCGGTGTCGTCAAGCCGGGGCATGGGCTCAAGCTGGGCTATTACGCCCAGGAGCACGAGACGATCGATCCGGGCCGGACGGTTCTGGAGAACATGCGCTCGGCCGGGGGGACGCTCGCCGACGTCGAGCTTCGCAAGGTTCTGGGTTCGTTCCTGTTCACCGGGGATGACGTGGACAAGCCGGCCGGGGTGCTCTCCGGGGGGGAGAAGACCCGGCTGGCCCTGGCCACCCTGGTGTTGTCGGCGGCCAATGTCCTGCTCCTCGACGAGCCGACCAACAACCTTGATCCGGCGAGTAGGGAGCAGGTGCTTTCGGCGCTAAGGTCCTATTCTGGGGCGATTGTGCTCGTCACGCACGATGAGGGTGCTGTCGAGGCCCTGCAACCAGATAGGGTGATCTTGCTGCCTGACGGAGTTGAAGATGCTTGGAGCGATGAATTTTCCGATCTTGTGGCACTTGCCTGA
- a CDS encoding acVLRF1 family peptidyl-tRNA hydrolase: MSSRPAKGGGRWVLVGPERLGRWVDGFVERHGPPSVTADGEVVRLRGADGAVAEFQVPFPPLTSSGGGPLARLISHARRERRVGVLLVRLGGHAAGIFQGEVLVSSKVGSRLVHGRSAAGGWSQRRFARRRENQAGQAYDAAAEVALRILGPQVAELEAVVLGGDRRAVDALRSDRRLAGVFALEVAPFLVVPDPRLVVLSGAPAQFRAVRVKVIDPG, translated from the coding sequence ATGAGTTCTCGGCCGGCCAAGGGTGGGGGGCGTTGGGTCCTGGTGGGGCCGGAGCGCCTCGGCCGCTGGGTGGACGGTTTCGTCGAGCGGCATGGTCCGCCGAGCGTGACGGCCGACGGTGAGGTCGTGCGGCTTCGGGGGGCCGATGGTGCCGTCGCCGAGTTCCAGGTGCCGTTTCCGCCGTTGACCTCCTCGGGGGGTGGGCCGCTGGCTCGGCTCATCTCTCATGCGCGCAGGGAGCGCAGGGTCGGGGTGCTGCTGGTGCGGTTGGGTGGTCATGCGGCCGGGATCTTCCAGGGTGAGGTGCTCGTCTCCTCCAAGGTGGGGTCGCGGTTGGTCCATGGCCGGAGTGCGGCGGGTGGTTGGTCTCAGCGGCGGTTCGCCCGGCGCAGGGAGAACCAGGCCGGTCAGGCGTATGACGCGGCGGCGGAGGTGGCGTTGCGGATTCTCGGTCCGCAGGTGGCCGAGTTGGAGGCGGTGGTCCTGGGGGGTGATCGGCGGGCGGTGGACGCTCTGCGGTCTGATCGCAGGCTCGCCGGGGTGTTCGCGCTGGAGGTCGCGCCTTTCCTGGTGGTGCCCGATCCCCGGCTGGTTGTGCTCTCCGGTGCGCCCGCTCAGTTCCGTGCGGTCCGCGTCAAGGTGATCGACCCCGGTTAA
- a CDS encoding siderophore-interacting protein, whose protein sequence is MAEDRPARRVTRSEVRRVERLTPHMIRVILGGDGLAGFEADEFTDHYVKLLFPPAGVSYPAPFDLEAIKRDLPPEQWPTTRTYTVRAWDPEAAELTLDFVYHGDNGLAGPWAARVRPGEEIHFFGPGGGYAPDPQAGWHLLVGDESALPAIAASLERLPAGARAHVFLEVAGPQEEQSLDSPGDAKIVWLHRGTAPVGEALVAAVRELDFPDGTLHAFVHGEAGFVKELRRHLRTERGVPLSQLSISGYWRLGRDDEAWRSSKKEWNRQIEEEEAAALPS, encoded by the coding sequence ATGGCAGAGGACAGGCCCGCACGCAGGGTGACCCGCAGCGAGGTGCGGCGGGTGGAGCGACTCACCCCGCACATGATCCGGGTGATTCTCGGCGGTGACGGGCTCGCCGGGTTCGAGGCGGACGAGTTCACCGACCACTATGTGAAGCTTCTGTTCCCCCCGGCCGGGGTGAGCTATCCGGCACCGTTCGACCTGGAGGCGATCAAGCGCGATCTGCCCCCCGAGCAGTGGCCCACCACCCGCACCTACACCGTCCGCGCCTGGGACCCGGAGGCGGCCGAGCTGACGCTCGACTTCGTCTACCACGGCGACAACGGCCTCGCCGGACCCTGGGCCGCGCGGGTACGACCCGGCGAAGAGATCCACTTCTTCGGCCCCGGCGGTGGTTACGCGCCCGACCCGCAGGCCGGCTGGCACCTGCTCGTGGGTGACGAGAGCGCCTTGCCGGCCATCGCCGCCTCCCTGGAACGCCTGCCGGCCGGCGCCCGGGCCCATGTGTTCCTGGAAGTGGCCGGCCCGCAGGAGGAGCAGTCGCTCGACTCCCCCGGGGACGCCAAAATCGTCTGGCTGCACCGGGGTACGGCGCCGGTCGGCGAGGCGCTGGTGGCAGCCGTGCGCGAGCTCGACTTCCCCGACGGCACCCTGCACGCCTTCGTCCACGGGGAGGCGGGTTTCGTCAAGGAGCTCCGCCGCCACCTGCGGACCGAGCGGGGCGTCCCGCTGTCGCAGCTGTCCATCTCCGGTTACTGGCGCCTGGGCCGCGATGACGAGGCCTGGCGCTCCTCCAAGAAGGAGTGGAACCGGCAGATCGAGGAGGAGGAGGCCGCGGCGCTTCCGTCCTGA
- a CDS encoding ArsR/SmtB family transcription factor, whose amino-acid sequence MPVSLYQAKAEFFRTLGHPVRIRVLELLQEGPLPVRDLLSAIDIEASSLSQQLAVLRRAGIVAATREGATVVYTLSTPDVTELMVTARWILAELLAGQGELLAELRAEARG is encoded by the coding sequence ATGCCGGTCTCGCTGTACCAGGCCAAGGCCGAGTTCTTCCGCACGCTGGGGCATCCGGTCCGCATCCGGGTGCTCGAACTGCTGCAGGAGGGCCCCCTTCCGGTACGGGATCTCCTGAGCGCGATCGACATCGAGGCCTCCAGCCTCTCGCAGCAACTGGCCGTGCTGCGCCGGGCGGGGATCGTGGCCGCCACCCGTGAGGGAGCCACCGTCGTATACACTCTGTCCACCCCTGATGTGACCGAGCTCATGGTGACCGCGCGATGGATTCTGGCCGAGTTGCTGGCCGGTCAGGGAGAGCTACTGGCCGAATTACGGGCCGAGGCCCGCGGGTGA